The Thioalkalivibrio sulfidiphilus HL-EbGr7 genome includes a window with the following:
- a CDS encoding DNA-3-methyladenine glycosylase I: protein MTDTHDPRCPWCLAFPEYVRYHDEEWGVPSHDEAHLFEMLILEGAQAGLSWATILKKRAAYRAAFDGFDPEKMARYTPKKIEKLLADPGIVRNRLKVQAAVSNAQAYLKLRDERGGLAPYLWDFVDGEPVVNRFRTLSEVPAQTPVSEAISRDLKKRGFRFVGPTICYAYMQSVGLVNDHLIDCPSHPDKR from the coding sequence ATGACCGACACACACGACCCCCGCTGCCCCTGGTGTCTCGCGTTTCCCGAGTACGTGCGTTATCACGACGAGGAATGGGGCGTGCCGAGCCACGACGAGGCACACCTGTTCGAGATGCTGATCCTGGAGGGGGCGCAGGCGGGGCTGTCCTGGGCGACCATCCTGAAGAAGCGCGCGGCCTACCGGGCCGCCTTCGATGGTTTCGATCCGGAGAAGATGGCCCGCTACACGCCAAAGAAGATCGAGAAACTGCTCGCGGACCCCGGCATCGTGCGCAACCGGCTCAAGGTGCAGGCGGCAGTCAGCAACGCGCAGGCGTATCTGAAATTGCGGGACGAACGGGGCGGACTCGCGCCCTATCTCTGGGACTTCGTGGACGGCGAACCGGTGGTGAACCGATTCAGGACGCTTTCAGAAGTGCCCGCCCAGACCCCCGTGTCCGAGGCCATCAGCCGGGATCTCAAGAAGCGCGGCTTCCGCTTCGTGGGGCCGACCATCTGCTATGCCTACATGCAGTCGGTGGGACTGGTGAACGACCATCTCATCGATTGTCCGAGTCACCCGGACAAGCGATGA
- the dcd gene encoding dCTP deaminase — MSIKSDRWIRRMAEQHGMIEPFEPGQVRHAGEERIVSYGTSSYGYDVRCADEFKIFTNINSSIVDPKAFDARSFVDVKSDVCIIPPNSFALARTVEYFRIPRSVLTICLGKSTYARCGIIVNVTPLEPEWEGHVTLEFSNTTPLPAKIYANEGVAQMLFLESDEVCETSYKDRGGKYQGQVGVTLPKT, encoded by the coding sequence ATGTCCATAAAATCCGACCGCTGGATCCGCCGCATGGCGGAGCAACACGGCATGATCGAGCCCTTCGAGCCGGGGCAGGTGCGTCATGCCGGAGAGGAGCGCATCGTCTCCTACGGCACGTCCAGCTACGGCTACGACGTGCGCTGCGCCGACGAGTTCAAGATCTTCACCAACATCAACTCCAGCATCGTCGACCCCAAGGCCTTCGATGCGCGCAGCTTCGTGGACGTGAAATCCGACGTCTGCATCATCCCGCCCAACTCCTTTGCCCTGGCGCGCACGGTGGAGTACTTCCGCATCCCCCGTTCCGTGCTCACCATCTGCCTGGGCAAGAGCACCTACGCCCGCTGCGGCATCATCGTCAACGTCACCCCGCTCGAGCCCGAGTGGGAAGGCCACGTGACGCTCGAGTTCTCCAACACCACCCCCCTGCCCGCCAAGATCTACGCCAACGAGGGCGTGGCCCAGATGCTGTTCCTGGAGTCCGACGAGGTCTGCGAGACCTCCTACAAGGACCGGGGCGGCAAGTACCAGGGGCAGGTGGGGGTGACGCTGCCAAAGACCTGA
- the apbC gene encoding iron-sulfur cluster carrier protein ApbC: MSDVSRLQVETALKEIQDPYMEKDLVAASEIADIRIDGAKVAVDVRMGYPAAGYHAKLADQIKAKVGGISGVSSVDVKVETRITAHAVQKNLKPMEGIKNIIAVASGKGGVGKSTTAVNLALALAAEGATVGILDADIYGPSQPRMLGIHGKPESKDGRHMEPLENHGIQAMSIGFLIEEDTPMIWRGPMVTQALEQLLRDTRWRGLDYLVIDLPPGTGDVQLTLAQKIPVSGAVIVTTPQDIALLDARKGLKMFEKVEVPVLGIVENMSIHICSKCGHEEHIFGEGGGARMAEEYGVELLGALPLDIHIREQADGGKPTVVANPDSRITEIYREIARRTGARLAAQTKDYSSKFPSIVIQNT; the protein is encoded by the coding sequence ATGTCCGACGTTTCCCGGTTGCAGGTTGAGACCGCGCTCAAAGAGATCCAGGACCCCTACATGGAGAAGGACCTGGTCGCCGCCAGTGAGATTGCCGACATCCGTATCGATGGCGCCAAGGTGGCCGTGGACGTGCGCATGGGCTACCCGGCCGCCGGTTATCACGCCAAGCTCGCCGACCAGATCAAGGCCAAGGTGGGCGGCATCAGCGGCGTGTCTTCCGTGGACGTGAAGGTGGAGACCCGCATCACCGCCCACGCGGTGCAGAAGAACCTCAAGCCCATGGAGGGCATCAAGAACATCATCGCCGTGGCCTCCGGCAAGGGCGGCGTGGGCAAGTCCACCACCGCCGTGAACCTGGCCCTGGCCCTGGCCGCCGAAGGCGCCACCGTGGGCATCCTGGACGCCGATATTTACGGTCCCAGCCAGCCGCGCATGCTGGGCATCCACGGCAAGCCGGAGTCCAAGGACGGCCGCCACATGGAGCCCCTGGAGAACCACGGCATCCAGGCCATGTCCATCGGCTTCCTGATCGAGGAAGACACCCCCATGATCTGGCGCGGCCCCATGGTCACCCAGGCCCTGGAGCAGCTGCTGCGCGATACCCGCTGGCGCGGCCTGGACTACCTGGTCATCGACCTGCCGCCGGGCACCGGCGACGTGCAGCTGACCCTGGCCCAGAAGATCCCGGTCAGCGGTGCCGTGATCGTCACCACCCCCCAGGACATCGCCCTGCTGGACGCCCGCAAGGGCCTGAAGATGTTCGAGAAGGTGGAGGTGCCGGTGCTGGGCATCGTGGAGAACATGAGCATCCACATCTGCTCCAAGTGCGGCCACGAGGAACACATCTTCGGCGAGGGCGGCGGTGCCCGCATGGCCGAGGAGTACGGGGTGGAACTGCTGGGCGCCCTGCCGCTCGACATCCACATCCGTGAGCAGGCCGACGGCGGCAAGCCCACCGTGGTCGCCAATCCCGACAGCCGCATCACCGAGATCTACCGGGAGATCGCCCGCCGCACCGGCGCCCGCCTGGCCGCGCAGACCAAGGACTACAGCTCCAAGTTCCCGAGCATCGTCATTCAGAATACATAA
- the metG gene encoding methionine--tRNA ligase — MTQTPDNSPATRQILVTSALPYANGPIHLGHLVEYIQTDIWVRFQRMGGHRCIYVCADDAHGTPIMLKARAEGIEPEELIERIGHEHRADFAGFHVAFDQYHSTHSPENQHFAELIYTRLRDGGHIARRTIRQAYDPKAGMFLPDRFIKGECPKCGAADQYGDSCEACGATYAPTDLKNPVSAISGATPVEKESEHYFFKLADFEQFLREWTGSGSLQPEIRNKLNEWFKAGLTDWDISRDAPYWGFEIPDAPGKYFYVWLDAPIGYMASFKRYCEGHGLDFDAWWSPDSQAELYHFIGKDIAYFHTLFWPAMLTGAGFRAPTAVFCHGFLTVNGQKMSKSRGTFIKARTYLDHLNPEYLRYYFAAKLGSGVDDIDLSLDDFIARVNSDLVGKVVNIASRCAGFIHKRFNGQLADSLPDADLYQRFARSRDEIAKLFEAREFGQAMREIMALADVANQYIDEHKPWVLAKQEGMEDRVQAVCTQGLNLFRVLMTYLKPVLPAMAEKAEGFLNVAPLAWNHVAEPLLAHRINPFEPLMTRVDPDAVARLQEASREDLTAATAPKQELEGGPIAQEIGIEDFGKIDLRVARIVKAEHVEGADKLLRLSLDLGGEMRQVFAGIKSAYDPADLEGKLTVMVANLAPRKMKFGMSEGMVLAAGPGGKELFILNPDDGARPGMRVK, encoded by the coding sequence ATGACCCAGACCCCCGACAACTCCCCGGCCACCCGGCAGATCCTGGTCACCAGCGCCCTGCCCTACGCCAACGGCCCGATCCACCTGGGCCACCTGGTGGAATACATCCAGACCGACATCTGGGTGCGCTTCCAGCGCATGGGCGGGCACCGCTGCATCTACGTGTGCGCCGACGATGCCCACGGCACCCCGATCATGCTCAAGGCGCGCGCCGAGGGCATCGAGCCGGAAGAACTCATCGAGCGCATCGGCCACGAGCACCGCGCCGACTTCGCCGGCTTCCACGTGGCCTTCGACCAGTACCACAGCACCCACTCGCCGGAGAACCAGCACTTCGCGGAACTCATCTATACAAGGCTTCGCGACGGCGGGCACATCGCCCGGCGCACCATCCGCCAGGCCTACGACCCGAAGGCGGGCATGTTCCTGCCGGACCGCTTCATCAAGGGCGAGTGCCCCAAGTGCGGCGCGGCGGATCAGTACGGCGATTCCTGCGAGGCCTGCGGCGCCACCTACGCGCCCACGGACCTGAAGAACCCGGTGTCCGCCATCTCCGGGGCCACCCCCGTGGAGAAGGAGTCGGAACACTATTTCTTCAAGCTGGCGGATTTTGAGCAGTTCCTGCGCGAGTGGACCGGCTCCGGCAGCCTGCAGCCGGAGATCCGCAACAAGCTGAACGAGTGGTTCAAGGCGGGCCTGACCGACTGGGACATCTCCCGGGACGCCCCCTACTGGGGCTTCGAGATCCCCGATGCACCGGGCAAGTATTTCTACGTGTGGCTGGACGCGCCCATCGGCTACATGGCGAGCTTCAAGCGCTACTGCGAGGGCCACGGCCTGGACTTCGACGCCTGGTGGTCGCCGGACAGCCAGGCGGAGCTGTATCACTTCATCGGCAAGGACATCGCCTACTTCCACACCCTGTTCTGGCCCGCCATGCTCACGGGCGCCGGTTTCCGCGCCCCCACGGCGGTGTTCTGCCACGGCTTTCTCACCGTCAACGGCCAGAAGATGTCCAAGTCCCGGGGCACCTTCATCAAGGCGCGCACCTACCTGGATCACCTGAACCCCGAGTACCTGCGCTACTACTTCGCCGCCAAGCTCGGCTCCGGGGTGGACGACATCGATCTGAGCCTCGATGACTTCATCGCCCGGGTGAACAGCGACCTGGTGGGCAAGGTGGTGAACATCGCCTCGCGCTGCGCCGGCTTCATCCACAAGCGCTTCAACGGCCAGCTGGCCGACAGCCTGCCCGACGCCGACCTCTACCAGCGCTTCGCCCGCAGCCGGGACGAGATCGCGAAACTCTTCGAGGCCCGTGAATTCGGCCAGGCCATGCGCGAGATCATGGCGCTGGCCGACGTGGCCAACCAGTACATCGACGAGCACAAGCCCTGGGTGCTGGCCAAGCAGGAAGGCATGGAGGACCGGGTGCAGGCGGTCTGCACCCAGGGCCTGAACCTGTTCCGGGTGCTCATGACCTATCTGAAGCCCGTGCTGCCCGCCATGGCGGAGAAGGCCGAGGGCTTCCTGAACGTGGCGCCGCTCGCCTGGAACCACGTGGCCGAGCCCCTGCTGGCGCACAGGATCAACCCCTTCGAGCCGCTCATGACCCGGGTGGACCCGGACGCCGTGGCGCGCCTGCAGGAGGCCTCCAGGGAGGATCTCACCGCCGCCACCGCGCCGAAGCAGGAACTGGAAGGCGGCCCCATTGCCCAAGAAATCGGCATCGAGGATTTCGGCAAGATCGACCTGCGCGTGGCGCGTATCGTCAAGGCCGAGCACGTGGAGGGCGCCGACAAGCTGCTGCGCCTGTCCCTCGATCTCGGCGGCGAGATGCGCCAGGTGTTCGCCGGCATCAAGTCCGCCTACGACCCGGCGGACCTGGAAGGCAAACTCACGGTGATGGTGGCCAACCTCGCCCCGCGCAAGATGAAGTTCGGCATGTCGGAAGGCATGGTGCTGGCCGCGGGGCCGGGCGGGAAGGAATTGTTCATTTTGAACCCGGATGATGGCGCGAGGCCGGGGATGCGGGTTAAGTGA
- a CDS encoding methylthioribulose 1-phosphate dehydratase: MDERDPRFKVRAAELIAAGHFFFERGWVPATAGNFSARLDGHHMAVTVSGRHKGELTEDDLMVVDLDGNVISEGKRPSAEAFLHIVLYRRFPDLGAVLHTHSVNATVLSKLSPGGLVIEDYEVLKAFPGIDTHQTHLNVPVFANDQDIRQLAARVDELMNREPNIPGYLIEGHGLYTWGQDVAAARRHMEAFEFLFECDMQMRRLRS, from the coding sequence ATGGACGAGCGGGATCCCAGATTCAAGGTGCGCGCGGCGGAGCTGATCGCGGCGGGGCACTTCTTCTTCGAGCGGGGCTGGGTGCCGGCCACGGCGGGCAACTTTTCCGCGCGCCTGGACGGGCACCACATGGCCGTGACCGTCTCCGGGCGCCACAAGGGCGAGCTCACCGAGGACGACCTGATGGTGGTGGACCTGGACGGCAACGTGATCTCCGAGGGCAAGCGCCCCTCGGCGGAGGCCTTCCTGCACATCGTCCTGTACCGCCGCTTCCCGGACCTGGGCGCCGTGCTGCACACCCACTCGGTGAACGCCACGGTACTCTCCAAGCTGTCCCCCGGCGGGCTGGTGATCGAGGACTACGAGGTGCTGAAGGCCTTTCCCGGCATCGACACCCACCAGACGCACCTGAACGTGCCGGTGTTCGCCAACGACCAGGACATCCGCCAGCTGGCGGCGCGGGTGGACGAGCTGATGAACCGGGAGCCCAACATCCCCGGTTACCTGATCGAGGGCCACGGCCTGTACACCTGGGGCCAGGACGTGGCGGCGGCGCGCCGGCACATGGAGGCCTTCGAGTTCCTGTTTGAATGTGACATGCAAATGCGGAGGTTGAGATCGTGA
- a CDS encoding 1,2-dihydroxy-3-keto-5-methylthiopentene dioxygenase translates to MSALSIYADNDPGQARRFTEFDDIRRELNAIGVRFERWDASKPVAPGASQEEILEAYQADVDRLMRENGFKSVDVVSLTPDHPQREALRAKFLDEHTHSEDEVRFFVDGQGLFYIHKNDRVYAMLCEKGDLISVPDNTTHWFDMGPEPRFTAIRLFSNPEGWVANFTGSDIASRFPRFGE, encoded by the coding sequence GTGAGCGCACTGAGCATCTACGCGGACAACGACCCGGGCCAGGCCCGGCGCTTCACCGAGTTCGACGACATCCGCCGCGAACTCAACGCCATCGGCGTGCGCTTCGAGCGCTGGGATGCCAGCAAACCCGTGGCCCCCGGCGCCAGCCAGGAGGAGATCCTCGAGGCCTACCAGGCCGACGTGGACCGGCTGATGCGCGAGAACGGCTTCAAGTCCGTGGACGTGGTGAGCCTGACCCCGGACCACCCCCAGCGGGAGGCCCTGCGCGCCAAGTTCCTGGACGAGCACACCCACAGCGAGGACGAGGTGCGTTTCTTCGTGGACGGCCAGGGCCTGTTCTACATCCACAAGAACGACCGGGTCTACGCCATGCTCTGCGAGAAGGGCGACCTGATCAGCGTGCCCGACAACACCACCCACTGGTTCGACATGGGCCCCGAGCCGCGCTTCACCGCCATCCGGCTGTTCTCCAACCCGGAAGGCTGGGTGGCCAACTTCACCGGCAGCGACATCGCCAGCCGCTTTCCTCGCTTCGGCGAGTGA
- the mtnC gene encoding acireductone synthase, with protein sequence MTKIILTDIEGTTSSLSFVKDVLFPYAREHLPEFVRGHRDDTEVKRLLADARAYAGGDLDEEALIERMIGWIDNDQKITPLKALQGLIWEDGYARGDFQGHVYEDAVAHLRQWHQQGLRLAVYSSGSVHAQKLLFGHTAFGDLNPLFEAYFDTRIGGKRDTASYKAIAKELGVEPREVLFLSDLRAELDAAAEAGMKTTALDRAGNGEDFGPHPVARDFAGVGV encoded by the coding sequence ATGACCAAGATCATCCTCACCGACATCGAAGGCACTACCTCCAGCCTGTCCTTTGTGAAGGACGTGCTGTTTCCCTATGCCCGGGAACACCTGCCCGAGTTCGTGCGCGGCCACCGGGACGACACCGAGGTGAAGCGCCTGCTGGCCGACGCCCGGGCCTATGCCGGCGGGGACCTGGACGAGGAGGCGCTGATCGAGCGCATGATCGGCTGGATCGACAACGACCAGAAGATCACCCCGCTGAAGGCCCTCCAGGGCCTGATCTGGGAGGACGGCTACGCGCGCGGCGACTTCCAGGGCCACGTCTACGAGGACGCCGTGGCGCACCTGCGCCAGTGGCACCAGCAGGGCCTCCGGCTCGCCGTCTACTCCTCCGGCTCGGTGCATGCCCAGAAGCTGCTGTTCGGCCACACCGCCTTCGGTGATCTCAACCCCCTGTTCGAGGCCTACTTCGACACCCGCATCGGCGGCAAGCGCGACACCGCCTCCTACAAGGCCATCGCCAAGGAACTGGGTGTCGAGCCCCGGGAAGTGCTGTTCCTCTCCGACCTGCGCGCCGAACTGGACGCCGCCGCCGAGGCCGGCATGAAGACCACGGCGCTGGACCGCGCCGGCAACGGCGAAGACTTCGGCCCGCATCCGGTGGCTCGGGATTTTGCCGGGGTCGGGGTTTGA
- the rsxA gene encoding electron transport complex subunit RsxA produces MTEYALILISTVLVNNFVLVKFLGLCPFMGVSRKVETATGMGLATTFVLTLSSVCSYLVNEYLLAPLGLEYLRTIAFILVIAAVVQFTEMVVHKTSPLLYNVLGIFLPLITTNCAVLGVALLNVQEAHGFIESALYGLGAAVGFSLVLVLFASIRERVAVADVPLPFKGNAIALITAGLMSLGFMGFIGLVK; encoded by the coding sequence ATGACCGAATACGCCCTCATCCTGATCAGCACCGTGCTGGTGAACAACTTCGTCCTGGTGAAGTTCCTGGGGCTGTGTCCGTTCATGGGGGTGTCGCGCAAGGTGGAGACCGCCACCGGGATGGGGCTGGCCACCACCTTCGTGCTCACGCTCTCCTCCGTGTGCTCCTACCTGGTCAACGAATACCTGCTGGCGCCGCTGGGCCTGGAATACCTGCGCACCATCGCCTTCATCCTGGTGATCGCCGCGGTGGTGCAGTTCACCGAGATGGTGGTGCACAAGACCAGCCCGCTGCTCTACAACGTACTGGGCATCTTCCTGCCCCTGATCACCACCAACTGCGCGGTGCTGGGCGTGGCCCTGCTCAACGTGCAGGAGGCCCACGGCTTCATCGAGTCCGCCCTCTACGGCCTGGGTGCCGCGGTGGGCTTCTCCCTGGTGCTGGTGCTGTTCGCCTCCATCCGCGAGCGGGTGGCGGTGGCGGACGTGCCCCTGCCCTTCAAGGGCAACGCCATCGCCCTGATCACCGCGGGGCTCATGTCGCTCGGCTTCATGGGCTTCATCGGCCTGGTGAAGTGA
- the rsxB gene encoding electron transport complex subunit RsxB, producing the protein MSVLAAILAISTLAAVFGLLLGYSAVRFRVESDPVVDQIDALLPQTQCGQCSYAGCRPYAEAIAAGEADINRCPPGGEATVLALADLLGRDPKPVEGETKPPSVAIIDEQVCIGCTLCIQACPVDAILGAAKQMHTVIESECTGCELCIEPCPVDCIDMVPIAQDISTWKWPFPAGETPAREPVVS; encoded by the coding sequence GTGAGTGTGCTTGCCGCCATCCTCGCCATCAGCACCCTGGCCGCCGTGTTCGGCCTGCTGCTGGGCTATTCCGCCGTGCGCTTTCGGGTGGAAAGCGACCCGGTGGTGGACCAGATCGACGCCCTGCTGCCCCAGACCCAGTGCGGTCAGTGCAGCTACGCCGGCTGCCGCCCCTACGCCGAGGCCATCGCCGCCGGCGAGGCGGACATCAACCGCTGTCCGCCCGGCGGCGAGGCCACGGTGCTGGCGCTCGCCGACCTGCTGGGCCGGGACCCCAAGCCCGTGGAGGGCGAGACCAAGCCGCCCAGCGTGGCCATCATCGACGAGCAGGTGTGCATCGGCTGCACCCTGTGCATCCAGGCCTGCCCGGTGGACGCGATCCTCGGCGCCGCCAAGCAGATGCACACGGTGATCGAATCCGAGTGCACCGGCTGCGAGCTGTGCATCGAACCCTGCCCGGTGGACTGCATCGACATGGTGCCCATCGCCCAGGACATCAGCACCTGGAAGTGGCCCTTCCCGGCCGGCGAGACACCCGCCCGGGAGCCGGTAGTGTCCTGA